In Anopheles arabiensis isolate DONGOLA chromosome 2, AaraD3, whole genome shotgun sequence, the genomic window TGTATATAGCGATCGGTGGGCTGGGAAGCATTGTCATAACGGGCTAAAGTGTGGTTCGCGAGTGATTGTCTCGATGCTTGGAATCGGTACATACATTGCTATTAGATTTTCCACTAAAGATTGCGGTTCGATCgttgttttgtgtggtgtgttaGAAGAAGTGAGAAAAGTGTGTCAATTGAAGTAAACAGTACAAGAATGATTTAAAGCCAATGTAAATCAATTGCAAAATTAGTGTAAAATGGAACGGTGAATTTATTAACTTCgatgtttgttttgcgtgttgtaaaaaatgaatatGATGATCAATATTCTCAATTTCCTACGGCAAAGTTATCACACAAACAGGTAGGCGCTTTGTTCATAATTTGTTGAAAGAATTGCCGCATTCACTGCACGAGTAAATTGTAAACTGGCGAAAGTGCCCAGCGACATTTCAACGGCTGTCAGGCACTGGAAGCCGTTCCGCTGAGTGAAACCGTGGCCAATAAATTGAAGATTATGCTAATGTTGACGATCAATTTGTAGCTTAATCTGCGCAAGATAAGTAACCACGGCTTAATCCGGCTTAATAGTGCAACGATTTCCGATCCGCCTCTAAGGCAAGATCTGCTTCTTCCAACCGGTGGTCGTAAAATAATGCGATGTGCATAGGCTGGGCAGCAATAAGATTAGATTAAACAGAAAGTGATACCGCACAAGCGACCGTCTGCACGCACCTGACCGACAGGACGGGTACGGCAAACGTGAGCGCACCAAACGTTTCGTACCACTCTCACTTTCGTTCGGCGGCGCGCGTCGGCAACCAGAACATGTAATCTAGCAAAAGGGCTCCCGCTAACAAACGAGCCGTCACGATCAAACAGTGAACAGCTTCACTGAAAACACCCAAGCACGGTCCGGGTTGTGAAGTCTCTATTTTATGGGCTAAAGCTAAAACGTCCgtgtaaaagaaaagaaactagTGCTGGTCGTGGCCTATGCTGTCCAATTGGAGGCGCCTTCCACCGTCGAGCACATCATGTTGCATGTTGTACAACAAGATCATTTAGTCGGGCACGATAACCGACGCAGCAGTTGGGCTTGGGCAATCACGACGACGGTAGGTCGAACGCGTTGAGATGCTTGTGGCGCTGGCATGCCGATCGGTAGCCAGCTTCGAGCTGCCGTTTGCTGAAACTCGTGTACTCGCGCAGCCGCTCGGTAACATAAACAAATTGATTAGTCGTGTAGTTTGCGAGCGGCAGTCGAACGACATTCCACCGCTGGAATATCTCGACAAGTCCTCAGACACCTTTGTAGGCGAGATAAAGGCAAGCGTTGCATCTGCTAGCTACCTCTGCCGCTAACGTATCGAAACGCGAGGAGGATCATCTTCTTTAAGCTGACGAGACGGAATGCGATCACAAGGGATCGAGCAACCGGCACTGTGGCTATCATTTTCATACCAATCTTTCCATGTCGACACTTAACAGCGTGTGCCGAGCGTGTCGGTCGGTGGGGCGCGCAAGTTTCCTAAAATTGTTAATCCATCTCTACTGCCCCACGGAAGGCTTCGGATGCAAGCGCATCCGTTGGCAGTGTTCGCAgtgcggcggtggcggcgagcCTACTGAATATTTATACCACAAATCGGCTGCAACTAAATGTGAATGATAGGCTCgaataaaaagggattttacAGTGGGTGAGATTAATTCACCTACCCCCGGAGCGCACTAATTTGTGATGATGGTTGGTTGTCGGTGGGGGGGCGAACGTAGTTCCGGATCAGGGATTTTGGATGCAGTTTTCAACGAACCCCATTATCCACCTTCATCGTGATTCGATGATAGTGATAGCATGCGTTTAAGGCTGCCGAGTGCCCGAGCGATGCATTATTCAAGAGAAAGTACCGCACGGGAGACGATGGAGTGCAATGCCACATGGTGGAAACATTGGTGTATAGATAGCATGCTACGAATTCGGTTCTGGTTGGATAGATTGTTCTGGAGCTTATGGAATAATTTCTTTGGAGAAAGAAAGTCttggtttgaaataatttgataCGTTACAATGTACAACACTGAACTGGCATGATTACCCAATTTATCCATGAATTGAAAGGGTTTTATCTGGTTCAAATAACGTTTTTCGCATTTGTATGAGTTTTAAGATTTATGAGATAGGGaattaaattacattattAATATAGCGtacaaaatatgtttataaTGGTaagtttgtgataaaaaaacaacaatattgaattgaaatttacCAAAATCAAACTAATGGATTGACAACGTAATGCATGATGCGCATACAATATTTTGTTCGATTCTCTTTCAAATAACTGTTTCATTCGATTAAGCGtcacattgcatacattcaggctgATATGAGCCAGGGGTTGGCAATTTGTAACTTTTGCTATTTTGTAGGTATAGGTATTTGATTCGAAGTATTATTAAATGTAATGTGATAACTATGTACAGAGCATAACTCTTTTACCATTTACTTTGACATCTGTTTTATTTCTGTAGGGTATTTTACTTCTCCATACACTCCTACTGGTACATCTTACTTAGGTAATATCACAATACACTTACGCACTACTCAGTGCGGGGTATTTAGCAAAGATTCGTTGTAGATATCTTCCTTTTTCCAAAAACGTTCACAAACAGCCTACCGCATCCTACAGACAAGCTCTAAACAGTTTCAGACTTTCGTAAATGTGTGTGAGGCATTCCGTTCTTATCCATCTACTAACAGCGTAACAAAATACGTTTGATTAAATCTATCAATCTATGACAAAACCTGATGTAGTAACTATATTAATCTTTCTTGAAGATTACAACCCTGtcgaaaggtttttttttcggctctTAAACAAATTATCTTATGCCTCGCTGACGCATAAGATGCGGGAGATTTTAAATCTGCACAATAATCACCTTCTTTGTAATGTTCTTTTGCATAGCAAAATACAATCGCTATAGCACCGTAATTCTCGCGTCCAATCTTTGGCGAGCCGTTAGAGAACGTCCGCATTTTACATCATCTTGCACTTCCGGCTACCGCGCGTCACCATCTCCATCGGTAAGCTTCTCGAGTAGCGAACTGCTCGAACAATAGCGTATGCAATCAGCGCACACGCGAGACTAGCCAAGACACCAACCACAATCAGCACGTCCAGCATCAGGTACTCGAACCAGGACAGATGGCGCACGTGTAGCGGTTTGGTGCCGCCGTTGCGTGCCACATACTCGATCCACCAGACGGCACGCTCCAGCGCCGTTTGCGGCTGGTCGTTAAGCAATCGGTGCAGTTTGTTCACGTTTTCCTGATACCTAAATATCATCGATGGCAAtggagagagacagagagagagaaagggtaTATGATCCGTTAAATTTGATTCAACAACGCTCACCGAGTTCCAAAAATGCACCCGAAGCTTACCTTTCGTTGATCAACACATCCTGAAGCTTGTCCACGAAGGTTTGCGTCTCAAAGTCGATCAGTGAGATGATGCCCGCTTCGTACTTGACGATTTGGCGCAGATAGTGGTCGTACGAGGTTGAGTAGCTGATGCCGACGACGGGCACCTTGTGCTGGATGGCATCCTCGACGTTGATTTGGCCACCGTCCGTGAGGAATGCGCGCACTTTTGGATGACCTGCAAATGCAAAAGCGTAAAAAAAATACGGTTTTATTCGATACAGAAATTGtcgtaaaacaacaaaattgtaCAAAAGAGATTAGATCTCTCGCTGGCACCCAGTGTGGGGTAAATATTTTCCGCAACCTTCACTCTTGCGCTCAAGCGCAGCCGGTTTGTTGGCGCTTGTTGACGAcgatgcgttttgtttttcaacctGCTGGCACATCCACTTCCACACGGCCAATTACCAGACCCTTATCCACACTCTCGTCCGAGTTGTTGTGACCGTGCGGCTTGTTGTTGTCGGTTGCATTTCTCAATGAACTCAACGAAACACGTGCGTACCAGTGTGCCTGTCGCTTTTACTACGCGGTAGAGCACATCAgcatcgtcgtcatcgccCCCTTAAACTCACTCgaacagcacaaacacacactccgtgtgtgtgtgtttgtgtggacaGGGAAGCCATGAACCAGTGCACAAACAACAGGCTAATGGGAAACCGGCTGCCAAGCCCCCAGCCAAAACACTACGGCGGGGTGCTGCACACGCTTCGTGCGCGGTAAGGGTTGCTCGATACCGATCCCGGCCGCACGGAGCCGCTAAACCACTTGCCTATCTCTCCTCCCTGCTTTGCAACAGCTATctaatcttgtttttgttttgatttgcttcAAACATtcctcacaaacacacacagctacaGCTGTTGCGGCTGTGTTTCTCCTCCATGTGCCTCTTCAAACGTCCCGCATCCATGTTGTCTTGTTTGCGTCGCATAGTAATAGAAAACAGGGAAGTTTTTAATATGCACAACCTGGCTGAGTTAAGCGGCAAGCGCGAACCTCGTGTCGTGGGTTTTTTTGTACCTCACTAACACTCATGTGCTGCTGCTTAAAAGATCATCTTTCACTGCAAAGGACAATGTTGAGCATAAATTCGCAATAAAACAATGTAGAGAGCTCCCGCATCGAAACGTGTTTTTCAAGGTCTAGCAGTCGAGGTTTGGGGAGGTCTGTCAGACTGCTGCGTATAATTCTATTCATATCGCTAAAAACTGCTTCGTTTCGTCTCGATATAGCTCGCTTTTTCTTCGCTTACCCCCGCTCAACTAACCTTCTCCCGGGTCATGTACGTACGTACGCGAGAACAAACCCCCGGCTAATGAAGTACGACGAATTTAATGATGAAATAAAAGCTAAAaccacagtaaaaaaaacccctctccAACGCTTACCTAAAACGGCCTCCTGCGGCACGCTGTGTGACTGGTAGATGCGCCCGGTACTGTTGATCGGGTCCATGCTCTCGTCCAGCGCCCAAACGCTGGCCAGATCGAGGTGCGCGAGCGCTTTGGCAATCTTGTCGATGCGAGCCTGTCCGGCCACACCACCCAGCGAGGCGCCCAGATTGACGTACACGACCGGTTCGTCCGATTGGGCGAGGAAGAGGAACAGATCTTCCGGAAGCTGGTGGCGATGTTGCTGATGTATGCCTCCGAGATAGACGGTGGTGGGGCCGACCGGGCGCACATTGCCCAGCTGCTGATAAGCGTTGATCAGCAGCAGGTCCGCGTTCTGCTCGATCTGGCGCAGATCGGAAATGTGTTCGCCGAAGCTGCTTTTGGCAATCAAATTCTGGGCCGGTATTTCTTCGGTGTAGTAGTAGAACCTGCCGGCGAGCCAGGAAGGAATAGATAGCGATGAATATATAACGTAAAGGGTGTGTTCTTATCAGGATTAAACAATAAACTGTTCCAACGGCAAACATTTGTTCACAGACATGTGGTATCAGCTTACACCGCCCTGATAGCTGATGGGCAGCATATAGCATAAGTCAGTAGCGtgttttgtgatttgttttcgtGCAAAAGCTACTGATGCGCAAATAAGGGATGTTATGCAATCTAATCGGTCATTCTAGCCAAAATCAAGGCCACTGTGTCAGCACGAGAAATTCCGCACCTTGTCAACGTATTTCGCGATAACTGATCCCGCCGGTCTTATCTACCGTCGTGTGGggcaaataatataaataaatgggagagagagaagggtACACATCGTAAAGAATGAAGTAATTGTAAAAACTAACAGATTTTTGTAAGTTTCCTAGATTTTTCTCTGCAACCATGGTTAAAGTGTCTGCTAGCTCTTCTACGATTAGTTCTGCGATAAGAAAGGTTTGCTGATTTAGGATGGTTTGTTTACTTTAAGAAGCAAAATAGTccaaatgtttttaaaatagaCATTCTTGCCCCGCAGTCGCacacgacaacaacaaaaaagaagcttcCACGCTAACACCACTTGATCATCTTTGCCTACGTCACTGTTAAGGTAAACAGAGGTCGCGGATTAGTTAGCATTATGCTGACAATGTAATGGGTAAGCATTGCAAAGCAGCGAAAATCGTATGATCATCTTCCCTTTGCGTGTGGTCGATTTCTAGCAAAAGAAATACAATTGGTAAGCAATTCGAGCCGGTTTGGTTTTGCACCCATTAGCACAAACAGCTCACAAGCAAGCGTGTTCTAGAATTGtccgtaaaacaaacaaacgtggTGGTGGAACGAACGCAACGAAATCGTGACCGGATATATATTGCCAGTTCGTTTAAGCACACATTGCAACAGTTGCTGGAACGAAGGGAAAAAAGTGTTAACCATGCGCGTTTATGCACGCCAAAGGTTGGTGCACTTGCACTTACAATGTGCAACAATCTCACAGGCCATTTGTTCTGGGCCAGTTCGTTTTCTAACTGGAAAAGATGGTCACGTTTCAAACTCGTCATCATTTGTAGCAGCTGTCTGAACCAGCCCCAtatcacttttactttttctcaGCCGCTACAGCTCGATCGTGTGTGTCGAGTCATTCTTCACCTACATGCACTTTTTGCCCTCCAACTGCACGGTGCTGAGTATTGTGTACAGCTGGGCTGTCGACTGAAGCCGGTTTGACCTACGACGaggtgtttgagtgtgtgacCGTCGCCGTCACATGCTGGTGGTTGCGAACGGTGACTAGTAGATTGCTCAATTATAATTGCTCCAACTACCATGTCAGGGTTGAATAATTCATACCACACACGCCGTAGATAGTATGGTTTTTTGCGCAAAAAAGACCCAAGCCCTCCGAAGTATGGGAGCGTTGCACGCGCTAACTAGATGCGGAGCCCTTCGTAATCAAAAGCTGTTTGTGTGCTCaattgtcacacacacacacacacttacctgTACCACACGGTGAACAGCACGCTCGAGATGCGCTGCAGCAGGCTCAGATCCTCGCTGAACGGCATGAAGATGCTCGGGTAGCCGATCGGATGGTTCGGATTGCCGAGCGCTTCGTGCGCGTTGATGTACGCCCCGCCGTTCGCGATGCCTACCAGCGGCGCCCGGAAGTGTTCCGCAAACGCGTTCATCAGCGTCACGCCGGACCATTCCACCATGACCACATCGAACCGGTTGCACTTGGTGCCGCCCGTTCCGTCCTGCAGGTTGGCCGATTCGATCAGCTTCTGCATGGCCGGATGCCGCAGCTCTTCGGCCGAAATCGTGCGCATCACGTCGAATATGTTGCGCAGCATGTCGCGCCCGTCCAGCCCGACCCAGCCGAGCTGCGCCAGGGCGGGCAGCTGGTAGGCGAAGCTGAGATCGATCTGCTCGATCGAGCGCGTCCCGTTCGGGCGGTCGGCCATGTCGAGGGGGTCCGTTGTAACGAGCACGATCTCGTGACCCCGGCCGGCCAGCTCTTCGATCAGTGGGCGGTAGACGAGCTGGTGCTGCTTCAGTGGCACCGGGAAGATTGCCAGTATTTTGGCCGCCtcgccaaaacacacacagacggttGCGATCGTGGCTAGCAGCACCGCGACCGTCGTATTGGTCGCCATTGCGCGGCTTGCGTGGGGTGAGGTGGAGGTGAGGATGCGAGGAGTTCTATTTTCGCCTGTTGGGCAAACCGCCACTGTCACCGGTTGCCACACACTACGGGACGGATTTTGACGAAATTCCTTTGCCTGAAAGATGTTTCACAACACACTTTGCGACGCAGCTCACGTTTCTTACAAGCGGCTTGGCGCGGGGGGTGTGTATGCTTCCGCCCCGTTCCTCCCAGAGTTCACGTTCACGTTGTCAGACGTCGTATCAATTGAATTTCGCGCTCGCTTGACCCTCGCTGATTGACAATTAGGATGGCGTGGACCGACGGGGAGGTCAGTGCGTGCAGGACATGTGATCAGACGATTCAGACAAATTGGCGGACTGTAAACGGATCGGTCGGACGGTCAGTTATTGCGGAGCTTCTCCTTGAACTGGAGCACAAATTTCGCCCAATCAAGCGGGGATCACAATCAGCGCAAACCGGACACACCCCAACGGGATAATTCACACAGCCCACAGGGGGGGCCAACTGAACAGCTCGTTCGTTTAAGCAATCGTTTCACAAAAggaaccaaacacacacactttcttccGTACTGTTATTCACACTGGTTCACAATTTCCCGTGAAGCGTACGAATTTCTTAACGTCCGCCGGACGTTCAAGGCACTTGAGGTGCGGAAATGGAAGAGCCACGCCACGCAAAGGGCGGATGGATTAGCGACTGATGCAGGCT contains:
- the LOC120908807 gene encoding UDP-glucosyltransferase 2-like — translated: MATNTTVAVLLATIATVCVCFGEAAKILAIFPVPLKQHQLVYRPLIEELAGRGHEIVLVTTDPLDMADRPNGTRSIEQIDLSFAYQLPALAQLGWVGLDGRDMLRNIFDVMRTISAEELRHPAMQKLIESANLQDGTGGTKCNRFDVVMVEWSGVTLMNAFAEHFRAPLVGIANGGAYINAHEALGNPNHPIGYPSIFMPFSEDLSLLQRISSVLFTVWYRFYYYTEEIPAQNLIAKSSFGEHISDLRQIEQNADLLLINAYQQLGNVRPVGPTTVYLGGIHQQHRHQLPEDLFLFLAQSDEPVVYVNLGASLGGVAGQARIDKIAKALAHLDLASVWALDESMDPINSTGRIYQSHSVPQEAVLGHPKVRAFLTDGGQINVEDAIQHKVPVVGISYSTSYDHYLRQIVKYEAGIISLIDFETQTFVDKLQDVLINERYQENVNKLHRLLNDQPQTALERAVWWIEYVARNGGTKPLHVRHLSWFEYLMLDVLIVVGVLASLACALIAYAIVRAVRYSRSLPMEMVTRGSRKCKMM